The Apostichopus japonicus isolate 1M-3 chromosome 20, ASM3797524v1, whole genome shotgun sequence nucleotide sequence ttattgtgcccacgcttaggcattgtgcccacgcttgagaaagtatgactgaaatatagtagtcttcacagaaactgtttgaaaattaagcgattcatgaaggcattaaaacccaatacaaacgagtagaccctttaggaactgcactatttaagaagcctatatattacaaactttcttgaatcctctttccgacccccccccccccccgcgcctctttttcaaaggtgttgcatacggggaagttttggtctccagttaggttcaaaccttgttatatgcaactacaATAGGTTATTTCGAAGGCTTAAAGTTATGATGTATTGGCCCCATATATGCTCCATATTAAAGTATGGTCACCTTTGGGTAAAATTCTTAAACCGTTTGATTACCATCTAGGAGGaattttacctcactgggaaatTCAGTCATCTAGGTGCCTATGACATACCGATCTTGAGAGACATTTACATATTGGTATACGTTGTCGTATGTATCCGTGTCGGTTTCTTGAAAAATATACGAACTCAGAAGTTCAATGGTAATGCAGGACACTGCGAGTTTCGCCCGTGTATTATTCGACGTGCCGTGTGTATACGTACactcagggacgtcgctagaggggtggggtgtctcacaccccacccctaatctttgtaaaactgatgatagttggaaaatttgagtgcgacagtccgaatttccgactgtctcactctaatttttccgactgtcgcactctaatttcatatattcttgtaatttgtgagtgacctacaattttcggtcaaaattgacctttaatcagtcatatttaccacgttttccttgtcaaatttagaaattgcatctcgcgatctttatactccaccatacaaaacttcgtgtgattttgaatactgtaaaaaaaacgcctaataaaactactgtacaacgtatacgataaaaacgctcaatgcttatctacggaagctttaaagtgccatcaacatgagaaaaactttgccccatagggtgaaatttttcagtaaattgtttagataacaagataaaatcttacaaaaattaaaaaaaaatttggattgcttagttgctttaactgagcaattgaacaattttctacaaaatgtttaattgacaacttatcatatctcgtgaattggacattttgctgcaaaatgttcagttgttcacttcattccatctgagcaattgaaaaattttctgcaaaatgtctAATTGACAACAtatcttatctcgtcaattggacattttttggcaaaatgttcaattgttcacttcattccaatggagcaattgaaaaatttctgcaaaatgtttaattgataacTTATCGTATCagtcgtcaactcaacatttttctgcaaaatgtttaaatattcatttcattcccaatgctcagttggaatgaagtgaacaatttaaaaaaaaaatcatgtgagtgataaatagcccccccccccccaagaaaaaaatattaagcgcgctaggaaaaagcactgtattttggggtaattcactatgtcgtcgaatataatttgttgaaaaaaaggttttcccctttgttacattaacatagcttttgtagttagtagtctatgtagcctatcaagcagataactcaACTCAGTTGCTTACCCGCTTTACCAGAGTGaataataagtttgtgaagtgagggccagtgctACAAATGTACCGCAAAAAATTCGGAACAAAattgcagtcgcgaaagatgggatgTCTGACtaacactgaccgtatcgttcaCGAGTAGTGCGGgtggggggtacaaggcagcagtcggaattttctggctccaaaacccatcaagttggaatttcagccactgcattccccctcccccccaacttCAGGCtcgctactgaacgtaaacgtaaagaaatcgattggatctttcgtattaagtcacCGGCCTcgacaaagacttgggaccccttaagtgccttaacaactatcagttctacaaacatgttatccgttctttgctcattcatccgcttcctgtatagtcatggtttatttggttttaattccatcaatgcaacttacacttatctagcgtcatacttacattgtgttagtatattttgtacttttcattcgactgccaagtattgctaaCGAAGGCCCCAAGGTGACCgaaattctaatatattttctaaaactttactccttatttttcaattatgagtcatatcttatttctctggttttctataataataataataataataataataatactaataataataataataataataataatatatatatatatatatatatatatttatatataagtatatatatatatgtatatataaatatatatttatgtatatatatataaatatatatatatatatctgcagccttattttcaatgaaatgcATCATATATTATTAATGCAGCTTATTTATTATTCCCACCCATCCATATCTATACACGTACATGcattgcatacatacatacactcacgcatgcacacatgcatacacCATGGAgggaaaactgtttttacctccattttACCTGGGtttttttacctgtttttgACCTCCATGCATACACATACTGGTAGGTATATAAATGATCCTATTCGCCAAACAcactgttttctttatttacaacTATAGTTCTAATTAAAGGCTAAGGCCATGGCATGTCGTCAACTTAAAAAACGTTAACCTTCATTTCCTGTGTGAGAGAACGCAACGTGATAGGAATGATTACGTAATATCATCTTTCATCGGCCCTCTCGATGTTGACCGCAAACGTGGAGATGTTCAACCAGactttgttgtcttttttctaCCACAAACATCCGCACTATTATTTGATATCGTAAATTTTCACTGTCGTAGTTGCATACACATACGTATACGTTtgttagaccagggagttgttcagaCCACCAACGTATTTGTACCCTGACAAGGTTAGACTGCTCATGTACGGATGCACCAAACGCAAAATCGTAGAGCCGAAGTTGCGAAAAAGTTCGAAACgcctaaataataattttataaaatgacGAGACCAAGAAATTGGTGTGTCGCAGAGGAAGACtcaagatttttcttttttcggaCTTGTCCGAAGTCTACTTTTGGAACCAAAGAGCCCTTGTCAACAATTACATGAAGATTCGAAATATACCGCCGATCCCAAACAGCATTAAGGTGAGGAAAATTTTTGGACTTATTTCcgtataatgaaatatattttgtgttaagaATAACCAAGTGGAGTTTTTGGTTCTTGCATGTATATGGGTatgcttttaaaataaattgaaagtgcatAGCCAATCGCCCCAAATCATAGCACGCTAAAATTGCTAGGCGTTTTCaaaaagcagtggcgtaggaaggtacttttgagtgggggggggctgaagactgatggccggcctggggtaggggtctaaggagagggggtgtccccctcccctttggaattttttgcatttccaggtagcctcagatgcaatttggtgcaatatagcacacttcaacacctactccattttgtaaacttaattttgtattttcaccaggccttagatgcaatttggtgctccaaatgagatttttttctcatttggaaatgaaaaaggggttttctgacttgcgaagcgggggggggcggaatgatacttccgcccctccacatttttcactgggggaggtggccccccccccagccccacggttcctacgcccttgcggAAATGAACAAGCGCTTCTCCACAGAAAACTGCCAGATCATGAGAGGGATCCAATCACTGAATCCAGAGAGTATATAAGGATTTCCTCTCGATGGAAAGCGTCGAACAGTTTGGCCAAGTTTTCGATGCGAGCATGGAAGACCTCAAACACGAGGTTCCGCAAGCACAGAGACTCCTCCAGCGCTAGTTCGCTAACACGGGAGAGACGCCACCACCCAACCTTCTGTCGCTGACATCGTTTCTGGAGCCATATAATGATGTCTTTGCAGAGCTGTTACGCCTTTGTAAAATTGCCATTGCGATTCCGGTATTGAGTGCTGGATGCGAGCGCAGCTTCTCAACATTGAAGCTCGTCAAAACCTATATGCGGAACACAATGTCAGACACTCGCCTTAGTGATCTCGGAGTTTTACATATCGAAAGGGAACTGTCCGAGGGGATCAATTTGGACGAATTCGTCGCAGACAGTCATCAGAATAGGCGAATTAACCTTCGCTAAACTGTTTGAGTGAGCCCTAGACAGTGCAAAAGAAGGGCCCGAAGggggaatgataacatcttttgttgattggggaggggggggggtggttacactcccaggccagtcagatatcatgctgatcatctttgaatactgacagaaagagcatagtctattcagattttAAAGAGAACTAtcgatgactttttcagtgatctgttttatcgttaataatacctatgtggaaataacataaaacgtcagctaactagagtgaccatctgtgccctacattgctgacacaatacccgatttgccacagattgtcatgcaaactgtttggtatgtcttttgtactagcttagtctgccccaccaatcagacccttcgccccctccctttgcccccccccccagatgaaaaagtctggctacgccactgaagcACGCACAGCGTAAGTAAATTAATGATTATGTTAATTCATGAAAATACGATAAATCTTTCAATAGTGCAATCGTTAACTTGTCTGTGCTTGTTGATTAGTCACTATGGCTTATATACATTCTCGTTAAAGTTTGAAATGCAATGCAGATACGGTCATAAGCaatgtatttcatatattttccgAACACATTTGACAGTTCATGAAATGTCATTAAAAGTTGCACGTCGtgcaatttttaaacattgttaTAGTTTTATAAACCTTTTTACACTTTCCTTATTTATCCAAGTGAACCAAAAACGGATACTGgctattaaatttatttatattatattaatatcattataattGCTTTTATGAAGAACACTGATTTGTGTACCATTCCGCTTTGAGGAAATACAGACAATTTTCAGATACATTTCTTTAGAGCAATCATTTGCATGTTTATGTGTTTGTGTTAGAAAGCAAGGCACATCCTGTTGTGAATTCATCTCATAGTTTACCTTTCTTGCAGTGAACTACAAACTAATAAGCTGCGTGTTCTTTCCCCTGATGTGTTTGCACGTTTACCTAACCTGGAAACTTTGTAAGTAATACGTATGTTAACAAactaaatatacataaatacttATAGGAACAATGGAGATAAAGAGGCCTATACGGGTccacaaaatataaagagtttgACTTTTAAATCAATCAGGATCTTCCTTTAGAGGCAAAGTGGTCAATGCAATTGCAGAGCTACATCAAACCAGTAACAAACCTAGACATGTCCTTCTGGAGCTTCATCAGCGGCTATActtagttgttgttgttttttcttctgatATTTCGTTTCTGTATAATCCCTAAACTATCTCCCTTGAATTGTCAAATATTTGGCTGCATTCCTTGTAAGCCGGATACAGCTTTGCAATTCTCACAtatctatttattattacatatcaaatataaggAAGTATTAATCATTTCCGTGACGTGATTCAATTCGCAATCCCGTTGCTAGAAGCTAATGTTATTTTACTCAGTCGCAGAACGGTCCAACATACCAAAGCATAAAGTTACCTCAAACAAAGTAATTCATTTTGTGCGTTCATACTGCGAAATCctgtatttgaatgtttgtcaACAAAAGGTCACTCATAgatttagacattttttttaacaacaataatatttaatttttcaacaaatggAGTCTTTTTTACAATAAGGGTGCACTTTTGAGGGTAACGTGCTCCTtgtgcaccccctcccctcctcgcTTCTACCGCCTCTGTATGTGTCTTAACAAAACCGGTGGGTGTGTTAAGAACAACTCCTAGATCATATATAGAATGCCAAATCAAAGGTGCACAGTCAATCGCTTCAAATGGAGTAATAACATGTTTGAGGTCGCTTTACGTTTGCATTACAGATATAAATAATTtgctttctctttctttgttgGAGGCGATTGGACCACAACCAACTCCAGTCACTTTCTTCCAACATCTTCGAAAActtaacaaacttgaaatactTGTAAGTACATTCCATCAGCATAATATGTAGTTGATGTTACCATAGctctcagtggcgtaggaaggtacttttgagtggggggggggggctgaagactgatggccggcctgggggggtctcaggggagggggtgtccccctcccctttggattttttttgcatttccaggtggcctcagatgcaatttggtgcaatatagcacacttcaactctcactccattttgtaaagaattttgcattttcacctggccttaaatgcaatttggtgctccaaatgagatttttttctcatttggaaatgaaaaaggggttttctgacttgcggagcggggggcggaatgatacttccgcccccccatatttttcactgggggggggggggctggcgcccctcagcccccggttcctacgcccttgtcaaaaagtactttcctggaagcATTCACTCTCCATTTGTTCTCaaatattctaaatgaacacccaAAGCCATTCTTACCAAGGAAGTGATACTTCCCATGTTCgtacactacttgcaagtacaactttctcagacaaattatTCCATAACCCTCTGAGAATAAAAAGGagttttgacaaatatatgGTACTTATAACTTCTGTAGTTTAAGACATTGATCTCTGGTAATTCTgcttggcaaacctgaaaacaaggtcagtgaaggataaaatgTCTAAACCATACCATTCTTGAAAACCCGAATCAAGTCACCGCGTAATTAACCGACCTATAACCTCCATTGTGGTGGGTTAACTGTCAGAATGCACATTATCAGTGTTTTTTATCTTCATGCAGAACTGACATCAACAGTGAATACTATTGTTCTCTGACTCGAGTCAAAGGACGCTTGAACCGCAGTGTGCTAATGTAACTGCCAAGCGTAACTTATTTGTGATTGCAGGTGTCCAACCGCAGTGTAGACAAGCATTTAACGTTATACATTGAATTCGAACTTCTTCATGATCTGtcgtcatattttgtgtattactATTTTTAAGTTGTTCATGCAAACACATAATGAACACCCTATACATTGCTCTAGCCTGACTTTCAAGAAAAAACCGTCGGTGTCATGTAGTGTGGCTTGTCTACAACCCAAACTGATTAGAAAAgatatttcaatcaattctgACTTGATTGTGAGTGAAAAAATGCTACTTGAagccagtggcgtcaccagacttttcagtctgggggggcacagggggggcaccagcatttgatgggggggcacttaggtggatacggatcaacgtcctgggaggggtctaaggggaggggggttcccctccaggcgcggcggaacgggaaaattattgggggggactaatgtgtagagactatctaagcggagcgccaccatcggttggcgcggagcgtacaagaaaattttgggtttttcaaacccccagatggccggaaacggcacttcccgagtgttttatgctgcgaatacctagccctaaaatatgggtctcaagcctgcaatttctcagattgcaagCCCCCAAGCCctcccccccggttccgccgccactgcccccctcccctttggaaaattttcgcatacggaggatgggctagatgcaaaatgctgccacatttgatgctaaattcgatctgaagatatctccagaaattgctatttttgagggtaatgattttaacaaggcgcagaattttgcggaggatatgaaccacatgctgtcgatattatgcctaaccctatcaatagaacctacatttgttgaattaatgtgtgcatgaccccgactcctttcttgtccttctcgttttcgcccattatctattaagatgtaacaggttccagcatcgttattggctcctatcagggatcaccatgcaatccaaagttttatcacacatcgagtatggctcagtatgcaggtgtgaacattcgccatttgttcctacaagcatctgacctcaaatgacctctgcaccccttacacaacagggttaatatatgggtccacaaatataggcaagtatggtgcctgcggaccctcacattctcacatttcgtcagctcctaacctgtcaacctcagaccaaggcaacatattgcagtaccctcccttctcacagtcatgtagctcgcgaagcggacttgtatatccgctggtatggcgtgagcactgacacattcaatgtaaatatcgacacctgttgtgatggcgcgggttacgacttcgatacccgacgttcaaggataaacttgttaattttttcgcagctcatttgaagaaaatactaattactgtgcttctttgtccttatgaaaaaccaactcagatgatgggagttgaatataacaaaatatatatatatttttttaccaacccaaatctcagatgggggggcacccgggggggggcactaggttttccaggggggcacgtgccccccctgcccccccccccccttggcgacgccactgcttgAAGCAAGTGCAATAACAAGCAACGCTGACAGCCATTTAACAAGTCAACGAGTGACACTCCTGACGGTTTCTACTGTACTACAATctgtttctgtgatattttccgaCGAACAAGAAAACGGCGACTACAGTCGCGTAGTAACATACAAGTGCTACCTCCTTAAGCTtatattatgtacgtacgtgAATTTGACAGAAAACTTGAGGGTCAAAGGTGAAAAAGTGAAGTACACTACATGATGCGAGTTAGTATtaaacgttaggcctacttCAAGTTGATTCAATGACTAGGATATACcggcattttaaatttattattcctCTCGACAATTTACGGTACAATTAAAGGCAGGAGCCCAGGAAGTTATTGACCAAGcgattttgccaattttttgacAAGTTCGGTTCGTTGTAATACGCCTCaaataggcggagtgtatagcctagtggttaacgccggcgtctcccagtcatgagatccccggttcgattccccgccgacagcaatgtgtgtcgtctggcaagggtgttgttcaataacaacttcctgacatagacgttaaatgaatgtgtgccgagagattggcttcggtcagcttgcgagtctataagcctccatggcttctttcgcgagttcctgcttgcgggaagatcacatatacatacatacatacaaatagaaCTTAGAAGAAAAGGGGCCTCTACGGGCTCTAACTTAGGCCCTAGGTAGCGTGCACACTATTTCTAGACTGAAGTCTGTGTAGGCTAGGTCACAACATCAAAGGTGAGTCCTAATTTCGTGCAGCTATTTGATTAATTCGATTGATGCTTCACGTTCCTTAACCTTCAGctttcatttaaaacaaaaacgtgTGTCTTTGTTGTTTGCACCTACAAATCTGTTAAAATGTCGTAGAAAATAACATTGTCACGTCCAACTCCAACTTAGCAAGAGCTAGGCCGTAAGCCTATTTAATCAGTGAAGCCAGGATAGTGTTAACATATCAACATTGTTAAAACGTGAAGTGCTCCTAAATCCTAATTTCGTTCCTGTTGTCGGCTACTCCAAAATCCTAAAATTTTATGGCAACtatataattagttttgaatcaatataatatagtaaCAAGGAATATTATTGCTTCAGAGACTGACATGCACCAGTGCAGTAAAATGCTTACAGTCTTCAATTTCATGGGGGTGAAAGCCTCATGTgtaccccttctcccctctggGTCAGACATTGGGCCAAGATtgcactgaaaacttaaattggttcaccgactaacataacgttagtccatctggtgcctctcccgactaacatagccttggtcagttgctataccgactaatttattccttagtcggttggatttcttagtcggtcatcttagtccgtcagcttagtcgatcaacaatttcttagtcggtaaatgtatattagtcagttacattagttggtgacattagtcggtctttaccgactaatttatatgagccaccgactagtttatagcaggttttacattagtcaggatggtgcctctcccgactaacctttcttagtccgtatcgactgactagttgcaccgactagattcactgaaagaattaaacccgactagtttcactgactagcattactgaaagaaaagagagaagaagaaacacaaataatgtgtacgttggcagtatttatttctgataaaacttctgtctacaaaaggctgacttttgacagatagagaagaaatcactgtaaataaaatctgaaaatctgattttttttccaacaaagttaagacaagttaatggatcaaacatgaatcgcaaaagtatagcactgcacaataatgcaaagttgaatcttgggcaagggttcctcatgactttccttttaaagtggtaccccaaatcgacaccagttaattcttcacgaacaaagagtgtttctcttaactacaaatggcctcccacttgtcttcaggaagccaaaatctgcaccattattgacctgtgaacagaaaatatgatatacgtgtaagcacagatacagatatagcacatgataactcacattatcataaacatacatttacattaaaattttataacatattgggaggtatacatttaaatctaggtccctcaaattataagccaggaatagcagctttaccaaattattattagctttgcacagcataacaccaagttatttctcaaagcttaataattatgttaatcatgttaataatgatcccaatagaccgggatcccagagggtttggttagctgggaaggtaaccaattgccttgtacatcacaatgttcacagtgcattcctgcatatgaaaccagacgactggcaaaccgactgtggtgggtgtggctgggagagcaattttaaagtcacctgatagctaacctagatcagttttcatggtaacacatcaaagtaagtacaatatgtcaggtatggccccaagagcaacaaatggccattgccagtaattattggtggtggggtacccctgccaatGATCTATatttgacccctcaaggctgacctaggtcagctcatgaggtaaccacttgaaacctactggaaaatgttggttagggcttcagatacaactgatgggcattgccagtaatttttactggtggggtacccctgccagtagacccccaaaatgcccattccctcattgacctaggtcagctcatgagataaccagttgaaaaattactggaaaatgataggtatcacttcatatgtaagggatgggcatttccagtaatttatattagtggggtacccctgccagtagacccccaaaatgcccatcccccattgacctagattagctcatgaggtaaccagttgaaaactactgtaaagtg carries:
- the LOC139961927 gene encoding uncharacterized protein isoform X2; this translates as MKKSGYATEARTAELQTNKLRVLSPDVFARLPNLETLRLDHNQLQSLSSNIFENLTNLKYLPSTSGSKEKRKAQHKLPVLHKKRKSNKDQPVVSPLEFIKKEVNAAFLGENP